The Tissierella sp. genome has a segment encoding these proteins:
- the rplU gene encoding 50S ribosomal protein L21 → MYAVIETGGKQYRVQQGDVVFVEKLDVEEGSNVSFDKVLIMSKEGNLVAGKPYVDGAKVEAVVLEQGKAKKIIVFKYKAKKNIRKKQGHRQPYTKVRIENIVG, encoded by the coding sequence ATGTACGCTGTAATAGAAACTGGTGGTAAACAATATAGAGTGCAACAAGGTGATGTAGTTTTCGTAGAAAAACTAGATGTAGAAGAAGGATCAAATGTAAGCTTTGACAAAGTTTTAATTATGTCAAAGGAAGGCAATTTGGTTGCTGGTAAACCTTATGTTGATGGTGCTAAAGTTGAAGCTGTAGTATTGGAACAAGGAAAAGCTAAAAAAATCATTGTTTTCAAATATAAAGCTAAGAAGAACATTAGAAAGAAACAAGGACATCGTCAACCATATACTAAGGTGAGAATTGAGAATATTGTAGGATAA
- a CDS encoding ribosomal-processing cysteine protease Prp encodes MIIAKIYKDKNNYIKKYTIKGHAKYDEHGKDIICAAISVLSQTALLSLVEVCCLDERDIKYSIDEKTGFLDVNLPKNIEISILEKTQIVLNSLVVGINSVIESYPQYVTLEYREV; translated from the coding sequence ATGATTATAGCTAAGATATATAAAGACAAAAATAATTATATCAAGAAATATACAATAAAAGGACATGCAAAATATGATGAACATGGTAAGGACATCATATGTGCTGCAATATCTGTGTTGTCGCAGACAGCTTTACTTTCATTAGTAGAAGTTTGCTGCTTAGATGAAAGAGATATTAAATATTCAATTGATGAAAAAACAGGATTTCTTGATGTAAATTTACCGAAGAATATTGAAATTTCCATATTAGAAAAAACACAAATAGTATTGAATTCTTTAGTAGTAGGTATAAATTCTGTGATAGAAAGTTACCCGCAGTATGTAACTCTCGAATATAGGGAGGTGTAA
- the rpmA gene encoding 50S ribosomal protein L27 yields the protein MIRLNLQLFASKKGVGSSRNGRDSEAKRLGVKRGDGQFVLAGNILVRQRGTKIHPGNNVGKGSDDTLFATVDGVVKFERKGRDKKQVSVYSVEEELA from the coding sequence ATGATTAGATTAAATTTACAGTTATTTGCTTCTAAAAAAGGAGTAGGTAGTTCCAGAAATGGTAGAGATAGTGAAGCTAAAAGACTAGGTGTTAAAAGAGGAGACGGACAATTCGTTTTAGCTGGAAACATTCTAGTTAGACAAAGAGGAACAAAAATACACCCTGGAAACAATGTAGGTAAAGGAAGCGATGATACTTTATTTGCAACAGTTGATGGTGTTGTTAAATTTGAAAGAAAAGGCAGAGACAAAAAACAAGTTAGTGTTTACTCTGTAGAAGAAGAATTAGCATAG
- the obgE gene encoding GTPase ObgE, with product MFIDVAKISVKAGKGGDGSVSWRREKFEPAGGPYGGDGGNGGSIVLKADEGIRTLMDFRYKRSYVGEHGEDGRSKKQYGKAGQDIVLKVPVGTLVKDEATGGVIVDLKEKDQSFIIARGGRGGRGNAKFATPTRQAPAFAEPGTKGQERNIVLELKLLADVGLIGFPNVGKSTILSTVSAAKPKIANYHFTTLRPNLGVVRVAEEKSFVIADIPGLIEGAHQGAGLGHDFLKHIERTRVLVHVLDISGSEDRDPVEDFYKINEELSQYNLKLGEKAQIIVANKMDIPGAEEGLARIKAEFEPKGYKIYQVSAATLEGIENLKYGIWELLNNTEIDYETFDDHFVHVEESTEDSIIVRRENEDYVVEGEFVERLLNSTFFDDVDSLRYFQDMLRKKGIIDKLKELGIQEYDNVIICGYEFEFFD from the coding sequence ATGTTTATTGATGTAGCGAAGATATCAGTGAAAGCTGGTAAAGGTGGAGATGGCTCTGTATCTTGGAGAAGAGAAAAGTTTGAACCTGCAGGGGGACCATATGGTGGAGATGGTGGTAATGGAGGAAGTATAGTACTAAAGGCTGATGAGGGTATCAGAACTTTAATGGACTTTAGATATAAGCGTTCATATGTAGGAGAACATGGCGAAGACGGAAGATCTAAAAAACAGTATGGTAAGGCAGGACAAGATATTGTCTTAAAGGTACCAGTTGGAACCTTAGTGAAGGATGAAGCTACTGGCGGTGTAATTGTAGATCTAAAAGAAAAAGACCAATCCTTTATAATAGCCAGAGGAGGTAGAGGAGGTCGTGGCAATGCTAAATTTGCTACACCTACTAGACAAGCACCAGCTTTTGCTGAGCCAGGTACAAAAGGTCAAGAAAGAAATATTGTTTTAGAATTAAAGCTTCTTGCTGATGTAGGATTAATAGGATTTCCTAATGTAGGAAAATCAACTATATTATCTACTGTATCAGCTGCAAAGCCAAAGATTGCTAATTATCACTTTACTACATTAAGGCCAAATCTTGGAGTGGTTAGGGTGGCTGAAGAGAAATCCTTTGTAATAGCAGATATTCCTGGATTAATAGAGGGAGCTCACCAAGGTGCAGGACTTGGACATGATTTTCTTAAGCATATTGAAAGGACTAGAGTACTTGTCCATGTTTTAGATATATCAGGTAGTGAAGATAGAGACCCTGTAGAAGATTTTTACAAGATTAATGAAGAATTAAGTCAATACAATTTAAAGTTAGGTGAGAAGGCGCAGATAATTGTTGCTAACAAGATGGATATCCCTGGAGCTGAGGAAGGATTAGCTAGGATAAAAGCTGAGTTTGAACCTAAAGGTTATAAGATATACCAAGTTTCAGCTGCAACTTTAGAAGGTATTGAAAATCTAAAATATGGAATATGGGAACTACTTAATAACACAGAAATTGATTATGAAACCTTTGATGATCATTTTGTCCATGTAGAGGAAAGCACTGAAGATTCCATAATTGTTAGACGAGAAAATGAAGATTATGTTGTAGAAGGTGAGTTTGTAGAAAGGCTTTTAAATTCAACATTTTTTGATGATGTAGATTCATTAAGATATTTCCAAGATATGCTTAGAAAGAAGGGTATCATAGATAAACTGAAAGAACTAGGTATTCAGGAATATGATAATGTTATTATATGTGGTTATGAATTTGAATTCTTTGATTAA
- the yhbY gene encoding ribosome assembly RNA-binding protein YhbY has product MLTGKQRAFLKGKANTIDPIFQLGKNGVTKGFIKQVEDALETREIVKIKVLNNSMLDATDVANEIAEEIDAEFVQSIGSKFVLYKESKENKKIELP; this is encoded by the coding sequence ATGCTAACTGGAAAACAAAGAGCATTTCTAAAAGGTAAAGCTAATACAATAGATCCAATTTTTCAATTGGGAAAGAATGGAGTAACTAAGGGCTTCATTAAACAAGTGGAAGATGCATTAGAGACTAGAGAAATAGTTAAGATTAAGGTATTGAATAATAGCATGTTAGATGCTACAGATGTGGCTAATGAAATTGCTGAAGAAATAGATGCAGAATTTGTGCAAAGTATTGGAAGCAAATTTGTCTTATACAAAGAATCTAAAGAAAACAAAAAGATTGAACTACCATAA
- the nadD gene encoding nicotinate-nucleotide adenylyltransferase, with protein sequence MKIGVIGGTFDPIHNGHLIIAEYARTSLRFDKVIFMPSGIHPFKDNKGISESNLRIDMILLAIESNKYFEVSSLDIDRVGTTYTIDTIIELKDKYKDDELYFIFGSDIIFEIDKWKDIEKLSTLCKFVLLSRPGKNEEEINKRIESLKFSYNIHIEKVNSPMIEISSTEIRNRIKNKLSIKYLVPETLEKYILDHNLYS encoded by the coding sequence ATGAAAATTGGAGTAATAGGTGGAACTTTTGATCCAATTCACAATGGACATTTAATAATTGCAGAATATGCTAGAACTTCCTTAAGATTTGATAAAGTAATATTTATGCCCTCAGGAATACATCCATTTAAGGATAATAAAGGAATATCAGAATCTAATCTGCGAATAGATATGATTTTATTAGCCATAGAGAGCAATAAATATTTTGAAGTATCATCACTGGATATTGACAGGGTTGGAACTACTTATACTATAGATACTATAATTGAGTTGAAAGACAAATATAAAGATGATGAATTATATTTTATTTTTGGGTCTGATATAATTTTTGAAATTGATAAGTGGAAAGATATAGAAAAGCTTAGTACTTTGTGCAAGTTTGTTTTACTTAGTAGACCTGGAAAAAATGAAGAAGAAATTAATAAAAGAATTGAATCCTTAAAGTTCTCATATAATATTCATATAGAGAAAGTTAATTCTCCGATGATAGAGATTTCTTCTACAGAAATTAGAAACAGAATTAAGAATAAGTTAAGTATAAAGTATTTAGTACCAGAGACTTTAGAAAAATATATTTTAGATCATAATTTATATAGCTAG
- the yqeK gene encoding bis(5'-nucleosyl)-tetraphosphatase (symmetrical) YqeK translates to MYINWENKLIETIGENRYSHSLRVMETAVKLAMTYNVDLEKTRIAGILHDCGKIRNETYLLKRTDDFGIILDKSMEYNHELIHGPLGAEIAKVEYGIEDIEILDAIYYHTTGRENMSTLDKIIYIADYIEPKRNFEGVEKVRDMAFSDINQSIIMAMEKTISFLIKNNKLIHPNTIKARNYLIIESNKY, encoded by the coding sequence ATGTATATAAACTGGGAAAACAAATTGATTGAGACTATTGGTGAAAACAGATATTCTCATTCATTAAGAGTGATGGAAACTGCAGTAAAGTTAGCAATGACATATAATGTAGATTTAGAGAAAACAAGAATTGCAGGAATTTTGCATGATTGTGGTAAGATAAGAAATGAAACATATTTGTTGAAAAGAACTGATGACTTTGGTATAATTCTAGATAAATCTATGGAGTATAATCATGAGTTAATACATGGACCTCTTGGGGCTGAAATAGCAAAAGTAGAATATGGAATAGAAGACATAGAAATACTAGATGCTATTTATTATCATACTACAGGTAGAGAGAATATGAGTACCCTTGATAAAATAATTTATATTGCTGATTATATAGAACCAAAGAGGAATTTTGAGGGTGTGGAAAAAGTCAGAGATATGGCATTTTCAGATATAAATCAAAGCATTATTATGGCCATGGAAAAAACTATCAGTTTTTTAATTAAAAATAATAAACTTATTCATCCCAATACCATAAAGGCGAGAAATTATTTGATAATAGAATCAAATAAATATTAA
- the rsfS gene encoding ribosome silencing factor — translation MELENKLSIITKACEDKKGIDIKVLNIGKLTPIADYFVIVSGNSSSQVQAIADEVESKVLEAGNEEEVSKEGYRNGRWILLDFNDIIVHVFHKEDRDFYNLERLWSDNGERDKLV, via the coding sequence CTGGAATTAGAAAACAAACTATCTATAATAACTAAAGCTTGCGAAGATAAAAAGGGTATAGACATAAAAGTCTTAAACATAGGAAAGTTAACACCAATTGCAGATTATTTTGTAATAGTAAGTGGTAACTCATCATCTCAGGTTCAAGCAATAGCTGATGAAGTAGAGAGTAAAGTCCTTGAAGCAGGAAATGAAGAAGAAGTATCCAAAGAAGGATATCGAAATGGTAGATGGATACTGTTAGACTTTAATGATATAATTGTTCACGTTTTCCATAAAGAAGATAGAGACTTTTATAATCTTGAAAGACTTTGGTCTGATAATGGAGAAAGAGATAAATTAGTATAA
- a CDS encoding RidA family protein, with the protein MALRFLSTEKAPSAVGPYSQGVKADNIIFSSGQLPIDPTTGELSKGDIQKETRLCLENVKAVLEAGHASIENIIKVTVFVKDMNNFSTINEAYAEFFGDHKPARSLVEVARLPKDADIEIEAIAII; encoded by the coding sequence ATGGCATTAAGGTTTTTATCAACAGAGAAGGCACCATCAGCAGTTGGTCCATATTCACAAGGAGTAAAGGCAGATAATATAATTTTCTCATCTGGCCAATTACCAATAGACCCTACTACAGGAGAATTATCTAAGGGTGATATACAAAAAGAGACTAGATTATGTTTAGAAAATGTAAAAGCAGTTCTAGAAGCAGGTCATGCTTCTATAGAAAATATAATAAAAGTAACAGTTTTTGTAAAGGATATGAACAATTTTTCTACAATCAATGAAGCATATGCAGAATTCTTTGGAGATCATAAACCTGCTAGATCTTTAGTAGAAGTAGCAAGACTACCAAAGGATGCAGACATAGAAATAGAAGCAATAGCAATCATATAA
- a CDS encoding D-alanyl-D-alanine carboxypeptidase family protein → MKKTLILLVFILLFSTYSFSYAGELSLSGEGAVLIDVDTMDILYEKNAHIKLYPASTTKIMTAILAIELGKMDDIVTIDQEVVNLTDGTHIALEPGEQLTLEELLNALLIESANDAALAIAKHVAGSIDGFSKLMNEKAKSIGALNTNFLNPNGLPDENHVTTPYDLGLMAKYAMENDIFRSIVNNYTYTIPVTNKKTEPRYLKSGNKLLYSTAKVDVDGVATPIKYDGVNGVKTGYTVAAQQCLVTSFEKDGHNLIAVVLKSNGNNIYSDIHKLLNYGVNNFEKVQVGFANKFIDNFNVENGLIPFVAGITKTNSFYIINKNDNEKIVQRIIIEEPLEAPISEDQVIGKVQYLLKDKVIAESHIISTMEVNKITEPSLLEKLISKWYLIVFLMLILARISVLSKRKKVRRRRRSSLYRA, encoded by the coding sequence TTGAAAAAGACTTTGATTTTACTTGTTTTTATATTACTATTTAGTACATATTCTTTTTCCTATGCTGGAGAATTATCCTTATCAGGAGAAGGAGCTGTTTTAATTGATGTTGATACCATGGACATTTTATATGAAAAGAACGCTCATATAAAGTTATATCCTGCAAGTACTACGAAGATAATGACGGCAATACTTGCAATTGAACTTGGAAAAATGGATGATATAGTAACTATAGATCAAGAAGTTGTGAATTTAACTGATGGAACTCACATAGCTTTAGAACCTGGAGAACAACTAACTTTGGAAGAATTGCTAAATGCATTGTTAATAGAATCTGCAAATGATGCTGCTCTAGCTATTGCAAAGCATGTAGCTGGTAGTATTGATGGATTCTCTAAACTTATGAACGAAAAAGCTAAATCAATTGGTGCACTGAATACCAATTTTCTTAATCCTAATGGATTACCTGATGAAAATCATGTAACCACTCCATATGACCTAGGATTAATGGCTAAATATGCAATGGAAAACGATATATTTAGATCAATTGTAAATAATTATACATATACAATACCAGTGACAAATAAGAAAACTGAGCCTAGATATTTAAAGTCAGGTAATAAGCTACTATATAGCACTGCAAAGGTTGATGTAGATGGTGTAGCTACTCCCATTAAATACGATGGAGTAAATGGAGTAAAAACTGGATATACTGTAGCAGCTCAGCAATGTCTTGTAACATCTTTCGAAAAAGATGGTCATAATCTTATTGCCGTAGTATTAAAATCCAATGGAAATAATATTTACTCTGACATTCACAAGCTTTTGAATTATGGAGTAAATAATTTTGAAAAAGTACAAGTTGGTTTCGCCAATAAATTCATTGATAACTTTAATGTGGAAAATGGTCTTATACCATTTGTAGCAGGTATTACAAAAACTAATTCTTTCTATATTATAAATAAGAATGATAACGAAAAGATTGTGCAAAGGATAATTATAGAAGAGCCTTTAGAAGCTCCTATATCCGAAGACCAAGTAATAGGCAAAGTTCAATATTTATTAAAGGATAAAGTCATTGCTGAATCCCATATCATCTCTACTATGGAAGTTAATAAAATAACAGAACCAAGTTTATTAGAAAAACTAATTAGTAAATGGTATCTTATTGTTTTCCTAATGTTGATATTAGCTAGAATTTCAGTACTTAGTAAACGAAAAAAAGTACGAAGACGTAGAAGATCTAGTTTATATAGAGCCTAA
- a CDS encoding helix-hairpin-helix domain-containing protein encodes MGSFTKREQIGILVIVLIIIFTLGFKFVIKDIIKPRNENIDIIKDLEIISSESDEKPDIIYEEDKIIMVHISGQVYNPGIIELELGKRVTDAVELAGGLKKEADLDRINLAKKLVDEEKIYIPKIGEEISVDLSITTISNDTTSTGKVNINTCSKAELVNLPGIGDVIADRIIEYRLTNKFSTIEDIKNVSGLGDKKFEGIKELIIVK; translated from the coding sequence ATGGGTTCCTTTACAAAAAGAGAGCAAATAGGTATACTAGTAATTGTTTTGATAATTATATTTACTTTAGGTTTCAAATTTGTAATCAAGGATATAATTAAACCAAGGAACGAAAATATAGATATTATAAAGGATTTAGAGATAATATCTTCGGAATCCGATGAAAAACCTGATATAATATATGAGGAAGATAAAATTATTATGGTGCACATAAGTGGACAAGTATATAATCCTGGAATAATAGAGCTTGAATTAGGAAAGCGAGTAACAGATGCGGTGGAATTAGCTGGGGGATTGAAAAAAGAAGCAGACTTAGATAGAATCAATTTAGCAAAGAAATTAGTAGATGAAGAAAAAATATATATCCCTAAAATTGGTGAAGAAATATCGGTTGATCTATCCATTACAACAATAAGCAATGATACTACTAGTACAGGAAAAGTTAATATAAATACATGTAGCAAAGCAGAGTTAGTTAATTTACCTGGTATAGGTGATGTTATAGCTGATAGAATCATTGAATATAGGCTAACTAATAAATTTAGCACTATAGAAGATATTAAAAATGTATCAGGTTTAGGAGATAAAAAATTTGAAGGCATAAAGGAGTTAATAATAGTTAAATAA
- the selD gene encoding selenide, water dikinase SelD, with amino-acid sequence MEKKLTQLTKSSGUAAKIGPDILAQVLCHLPKSYDENLLVGLETSDDAAVYKINDDIAMIQTLDFFTPVVDDPYTFGQIAAANSLSDVYAMGGEPKLAMNIVCFPNCLNPSVLTEILKGGYDKVKEAGAITVGGHTVEDDEPKYGLSVTGFVHPDKVLINSNAKPGDVLILTKPLGLGIINTAIKGEIADKATYDETVFVMSTLNKYAKEAMDRVGGINSLTDITGFGLLGHALEMATGSSVTIKINHKSIPIITNALEYAEMGLVPAGAYANRGHIGENVIFNEDVPQSVEDILFDPQTSGGLLISIPREKAELLLEELKSTPTKFALVGEVIEKQEHYIIVE; translated from the coding sequence ATGGAAAAAAAATTAACACAATTGACTAAAAGTTCAGGATGAGCAGCTAAAATCGGTCCCGATATATTGGCACAAGTTTTGTGTCATTTACCAAAATCCTATGATGAAAACTTATTAGTAGGTCTAGAGACTTCTGATGATGCTGCTGTATATAAAATAAATGATGATATAGCAATGATTCAAACATTAGATTTTTTCACTCCAGTAGTAGATGATCCGTATACATTTGGACAAATAGCTGCAGCTAATTCCTTATCTGATGTCTATGCAATGGGTGGAGAACCTAAATTGGCTATGAATATAGTCTGCTTTCCCAATTGTCTAAATCCTAGTGTATTAACAGAGATACTAAAGGGTGGATATGATAAAGTCAAGGAAGCAGGAGCTATAACTGTAGGAGGTCATACTGTAGAGGATGACGAGCCTAAATATGGGCTTTCTGTAACTGGATTTGTACATCCAGATAAGGTATTAATAAATAGCAATGCTAAGCCTGGAGATGTGTTGATTCTAACTAAACCTTTAGGGCTTGGAATAATAAACACAGCTATAAAAGGGGAAATTGCAGACAAGGCTACCTATGATGAGACAGTATTTGTTATGTCTACATTAAATAAGTATGCTAAGGAGGCCATGGACCGCGTAGGAGGCATTAATAGCCTTACAGACATTACAGGGTTTGGTTTATTAGGTCATGCCTTAGAAATGGCCACAGGCAGTTCTGTGACTATCAAGATTAATCATAAGAGTATTCCAATAATAACTAATGCTTTAGAATATGCTGAAATGGGATTAGTCCCTGCAGGAGCATATGCAAATAGAGGACATATAGGAGAAAATGTTATATTCAATGAAGATGTACCACAGAGTGTTGAAGATATATTATTTGACCCACAAACTTCAGGAGGGTTATTAATATCAATTCCAAGGGAAAAAGCAGAACTACTGCTTGAAGAATTAAAATCCACACCTACAAAGTTTGCTTTAGTAGGAGAAGTAATAGAAAAACAAGAACATTATATAATAGTTGAATAA
- the selA gene encoding L-seryl-tRNA(Sec) selenium transferase, with the protein MAEKNLFTLIPKVDEILERDNTKELLKYIPRKTVLDSIRIEIEVIRSQIKSKDISEEDILKEIEDIDVKIQKRAEEKNSYKLKRVINATGVVIHTNLGRSLINEKIMDNVKEIAINYSNLEYDLETGNRGSRYSHLEEIITEITGGEASMVVNNNAAAVILVLSTLAKNKEVIVSRGELIEIGGSFRIPDVMEESGAHLVSVGTTNKTHLWDFENAINENTGALLKVHTSNYRILGFTSNVDSEELFELKDKYNIPLVEDLGSGVLIDLSKYGIEYEPTVQESLRKGVDIITFSGDKLLGGPQVGIIVGKKEYIQAMKKNPLTRAFRVDKFTISALEATLRYYLDEGVAAKEIPTLAMLSMSLEEIEKKAEELKIQIHKKISDDNLLINIEDNFSEVGGGSLPLEKLPTKCIVLTLNNYSTQEFENNLRKFHIPIITRLYKDRVYLDLRTIKNEEFNIVVEGLHFALNKVKGAN; encoded by the coding sequence ATGGCAGAGAAGAATCTATTTACTTTAATACCTAAAGTAGATGAAATATTAGAGAGAGATAATACAAAAGAATTATTAAAATATATACCTAGGAAGACAGTGCTAGATTCCATTAGAATAGAAATAGAAGTAATAAGAAGCCAAATCAAATCAAAGGATATATCAGAGGAAGATATATTAAAAGAAATAGAAGATATAGATGTAAAAATTCAAAAGAGAGCAGAAGAAAAGAACTCATATAAATTAAAAAGAGTTATTAATGCTACAGGAGTAGTTATTCATACTAATTTAGGTAGGTCTTTGATAAATGAAAAAATAATGGATAATGTAAAAGAGATAGCCATTAACTATTCAAATTTAGAGTATGATTTAGAAACAGGAAATAGAGGTTCTAGATATAGTCATCTAGAAGAAATAATAACAGAAATTACAGGTGGAGAAGCATCAATGGTTGTGAATAACAATGCAGCTGCAGTAATACTGGTACTTAGTACTCTAGCAAAGAATAAAGAAGTAATAGTATCTCGCGGAGAGCTAATTGAAATTGGTGGTTCTTTTAGAATACCTGATGTAATGGAAGAAAGTGGCGCACATCTAGTATCAGTAGGTACGACGAACAAGACCCATTTATGGGATTTTGAAAACGCAATCAACGAAAACACAGGAGCTCTACTAAAGGTTCATACAAGTAATTATAGAATATTAGGTTTTACATCAAATGTTGATTCTGAAGAATTGTTTGAATTAAAGGATAAATACAATATTCCACTGGTTGAAGACTTAGGTAGTGGGGTATTGATTGATTTATCTAAATATGGCATTGAATATGAGCCTACAGTTCAAGAATCCCTTAGAAAAGGTGTTGATATTATCACCTTTAGTGGAGATAAACTTTTAGGAGGTCCACAAGTAGGGATTATTGTAGGAAAAAAAGAATATATTCAAGCTATGAAAAAGAATCCATTAACTAGAGCATTTAGAGTAGATAAATTTACAATATCAGCCTTGGAGGCAACATTGAGATATTATCTTGATGAAGGAGTAGCTGCTAAAGAGATTCCTACATTGGCTATGCTATCCATGAGCCTAGAGGAAATAGAAAAAAAAGCAGAAGAATTAAAGATACAAATTCATAAGAAGATATCAGATGATAATTTATTGATTAATATAGAAGATAATTTTTCAGAAGTTGGTGGAGGTTCACTTCCCTTAGAGAAATTGCCAACAAAATGTATAGTGTTAACTCTAAACAACTATAGCACTCAAGAATTTGAAAACAATTTACGAAAATTTCATATACCAATCATCACAAGATTATATAAGGATAGGGTTTACTTAGACCTAAGAACTATTAAGAATGAAGAATTTAATATTGTTGTAGAAGGCTTACACTTTGCTTTAAATAAGGTTAAAGGAGCAAACTAG